In a single window of the Blastopirellula retiformator genome:
- a CDS encoding peptidylprolyl isomerase, protein MTFQIWPGHLVQIAVVFGLLFCADTLGRSGHSEGGVDEETGYMDPRFESMDRPPGVEIEAFVNNAPIYDVDVERSAAKAFGSGSGDRDLPFGLKSSVLNRLIDRELALQYIESTDFRPASSEISREVARVKKELEARGKSLELFLADNHTDMRMLRRKIAWNLAWPRYADACLTDDNLKRYFDQHRHDFDGTQRKLSQILLAADDAAPSQVVERQRDIGARLRVQIKRGEIEFAEAARRYSNAPSSEQGGVVGWIGRHDQISEEIHNAAFNAPLGEVAGPIQTPFGIHLICVTEEKPGDIPWEQVKHDVRKAAERYLFSYTADRGRAQAEVKYRNSYEYPEEYRDYMSPYPEPRRMTAPTTMKRNDM, encoded by the coding sequence ATGACATTTCAGATTTGGCCGGGTCATCTGGTGCAAATTGCCGTCGTATTCGGGCTGTTGTTCTGCGCCGATACGCTCGGACGTTCCGGACATTCCGAAGGGGGCGTCGACGAGGAGACCGGGTACATGGACCCGCGGTTCGAGTCGATGGATCGTCCGCCCGGCGTCGAGATCGAGGCCTTCGTCAACAATGCGCCGATCTACGACGTGGACGTCGAACGCTCGGCCGCGAAAGCGTTTGGTTCCGGCAGCGGCGACCGCGATCTGCCGTTCGGCCTGAAGTCGTCGGTCCTGAATCGCCTGATCGACCGAGAGCTGGCGCTGCAGTATATCGAGTCGACCGACTTTCGTCCCGCTTCGTCCGAGATCAGTCGTGAAGTCGCTCGGGTAAAGAAAGAGCTGGAAGCTCGCGGCAAGTCGCTCGAATTGTTCCTTGCCGACAACCATACCGACATGCGGATGCTGCGGCGTAAGATCGCCTGGAATCTCGCCTGGCCGCGATATGCCGACGCCTGTCTGACCGACGACAACCTGAAGCGCTACTTCGACCAGCATCGCCACGACTTCGACGGCACGCAGCGGAAACTGTCGCAAATTCTCTTGGCGGCTGATGACGCCGCCCCCAGCCAAGTGGTCGAACGTCAGAGGGACATCGGCGCACGACTACGAGTTCAAATCAAACGAGGCGAGATCGAATTCGCCGAAGCGGCGCGACGCTACTCCAACGCCCCGTCCAGCGAACAGGGAGGCGTCGTCGGTTGGATTGGCCGCCACGATCAGATCTCCGAAGAGATTCACAACGCCGCATTCAACGCCCCGCTGGGCGAAGTCGCCGGTCCGATTCAGACGCCGTTTGGCATTCACCTGATCTGCGTCACTGAAGAGAAGCCGGGCGACATTCCGTGGGAGCAGGTCAAACACGACGTCCGCAAAGCGGCGGAGCGCTACCTCTTTTCCTACACGGCCGATCGGGGAAGGGCTCAAGCCGAAGTGAAGTACCGCAACTCGTACGAGTACCCCGAAGAGTATCGCGACTACATGTCGCCTTACCCGGAACCGCGCCGCATGACGGCGCCGACCACGATGAAACGGAACGACATGTAA
- a CDS encoding DUF1570 domain-containing protein, whose protein sequence is MKKLLPQKWVSLILPLIAGLGMNGLVHAQAWTLKFELDGQEVVGTSLFNSPEKVLVLGVDGQIWEFAPSEAQNYAKVSDGFTPFSQSQVRGELLREFGGQFEVTGTGHYLVVHPPGQRDRWANRFEELYRSFQGYFTSRGFRVEPPQFPLVAVVFPTFNDYARHSARLGVRVTPGMVGYYSSRTNRVLMYDIVAGREDDEFSQENAATMVHEATHQTAFNAGIHSRTAIQPKWIVEGLATMFEAPGVWNSAVYRRASDRINRGRLDWFQDYAAKSRSAGSLKSLIESDRIFARRPDVAYSESWALCFYLVETDPRSFARYLSTVAARPPGSDYPAAQRIADFEAAFGSNWDMLEARFLRYIQGLK, encoded by the coding sequence ATGAAAAAACTACTCCCCCAGAAGTGGGTGTCGCTTATTCTCCCCCTAATCGCCGGATTAGGGATGAATGGGCTGGTTCACGCCCAGGCCTGGACGCTGAAGTTCGAGTTGGACGGTCAGGAAGTAGTGGGAACCTCCCTGTTTAACTCACCCGAAAAGGTGTTGGTGTTAGGGGTCGATGGCCAAATCTGGGAATTCGCTCCCAGCGAGGCTCAGAACTACGCCAAGGTTTCGGACGGGTTTACCCCGTTCAGCCAATCGCAGGTCCGTGGAGAGCTGCTCCGCGAGTTTGGCGGCCAGTTTGAAGTAACCGGCACCGGGCACTACTTGGTGGTGCACCCGCCAGGACAACGAGATCGCTGGGCCAACCGTTTCGAAGAATTGTATCGTTCGTTTCAAGGCTATTTCACCAGTCGCGGCTTCCGGGTCGAGCCCCCCCAGTTTCCGCTGGTCGCCGTCGTCTTTCCGACGTTCAACGATTATGCCCGGCACTCGGCCAGGCTGGGCGTGCGGGTGACGCCGGGGATGGTCGGCTATTATTCTTCGCGGACCAATCGCGTGTTGATGTACGACATCGTCGCAGGTCGCGAGGATGACGAGTTCTCGCAAGAGAACGCCGCCACCATGGTTCACGAGGCGACTCACCAGACCGCCTTCAACGCCGGCATTCATAGCCGCACCGCCATTCAACCGAAATGGATCGTCGAAGGATTAGCGACGATGTTTGAAGCTCCTGGCGTCTGGAACTCGGCCGTCTATCGCCGGGCCAGCGATCGCATCAACCGCGGGCGACTCGATTGGTTTCAAGACTACGCCGCCAAGTCGCGCTCTGCTGGTTCGCTGAAGTCGCTGATCGAATCGGACAGGATCTTCGCGCGACGTCCTGACGTCGCCTATAGCGAGTCTTGGGCTCTCTGCTTTTATCTGGTCGAGACCGATCCCCGCAGTTTTGCCCGCTATCTATCGACCGTCGCCGCTCGGCCGCCGGGCTCCGACTATCCCGCCGCCCAGCGGATCGCCGATTTTGAAGCCGCTTTCGGCAGCAACTGGGACATGCTCGAGGCTCGGTTTCTCCGCTACATCCAAGGACTGAAGTAG
- a CDS encoding C-terminal binding protein, with amino-acid sequence MPKFKALLTDFAWKDLEIEQETLDKADVELIVATHTNENALATLAAEHQVDAILTNWAKVTQKVIAASPNLKIVARLGIGLDNIDVAYCTEHKIPVTNVPDYCVIEVAEHTLALLLACARKIAMYHHETQNGTYDLQAGPLMRRVSGQTLGIVGLGQIGTLLAERALALGLRVLATSRSGKTMPGVETVDLERVLSESDYIALLVPATPDTRHMFGAEQFQKMKPTAYLINTARGALIDEAALAAAIENGELAGAALDVQDPEPPDLSKAPMNDPRVIVTPHAAFVSVESLENLRSRATKQVVDLLEGRTPENVRNPEVLG; translated from the coding sequence ATGCCGAAATTCAAAGCGCTGCTGACCGACTTTGCCTGGAAAGATCTCGAGATCGAGCAGGAAACGCTCGATAAGGCGGATGTCGAACTGATCGTCGCCACCCATACCAATGAAAACGCGCTCGCGACGCTCGCCGCCGAACACCAGGTCGACGCGATTCTGACCAACTGGGCCAAGGTCACCCAAAAGGTGATCGCCGCTTCGCCCAACTTGAAGATCGTCGCGCGTCTGGGCATCGGGCTCGACAATATCGACGTCGCCTACTGCACCGAGCACAAGATCCCGGTCACCAACGTGCCCGACTATTGCGTGATTGAAGTGGCCGAGCATACGCTCGCCCTGCTGTTGGCGTGTGCCCGGAAGATTGCGATGTACCACCACGAAACGCAGAACGGCACGTACGACCTGCAGGCCGGTCCGCTGATGCGGCGCGTGAGCGGACAAACGCTGGGGATTGTCGGGCTGGGACAGATCGGCACGTTGCTGGCCGAACGAGCGCTGGCGCTTGGTTTGCGCGTGCTCGCCACCAGTCGCAGCGGTAAGACGATGCCGGGCGTCGAGACGGTCGATCTGGAACGGGTGTTGAGCGAATCGGACTACATCGCCCTGCTGGTGCCGGCGACGCCCGACACGCGGCACATGTTTGGCGCCGAACAGTTCCAAAAGATGAAGCCAACCGCCTATCTGATCAACACGGCCCGCGGCGCGCTAATCGACGAAGCGGCGCTTGCCGCGGCGATCGAAAACGGAGAGCTGGCCGGCGCCGCGCTCGACGTGCAAGATCCGGAGCCGCCCGATCTGTCGAAAGCCCCGATGAACGACCCCCGCGTGATCGTCACCCCGCACGCCGCGTTCGTCTCGGTCGAATCGCTAGAAAACCTCCGCAGCCGCGCGACCAAACAAGTGGTCGACCTGTTGGAAGGCCGCACGCCCGAGAACGTCCGGAACCCGGAAGTGCTCGGTTAG
- the accD gene encoding acetyl-CoA carboxylase, carboxyltransferase subunit beta has protein sequence MSSTTPEFAAAPAAAEGVKRAKRGVPEGLWQRCPGCQAVIFRKQAEELLSVCPECEHHWYVSASDRIEQVLDSGTFEEWDAELMPTDPLKFADKKAYAERLVAEQKRTGLRDAALTGCGMIRARRVAIGVTDSAFIMGSMGSVVGERLARLVERAADQNLPLIIISGSGGGARMHEGILSLMQMAKVTAALARYNEMGGLFISVLTNPTMGGVAASFASLGDLIFAEPKALIGFAGPRTIKATIRIELPDGFQTSEFLLEHGFVDRIVPRARLKSEIARAIDYCGK, from the coding sequence ATGTCGTCGACTACGCCTGAGTTCGCTGCTGCACCCGCCGCCGCGGAAGGGGTCAAACGAGCCAAACGCGGGGTACCGGAAGGACTGTGGCAACGCTGTCCCGGTTGCCAGGCGGTGATCTTCCGCAAGCAAGCCGAAGAGTTGCTGAGCGTCTGCCCCGAGTGCGAACATCACTGGTACGTCTCGGCGTCGGACCGCATCGAGCAAGTCCTCGACAGCGGCACCTTCGAAGAGTGGGACGCCGAGCTGATGCCGACCGACCCGCTGAAGTTCGCCGATAAGAAAGCGTATGCCGAACGTCTGGTCGCCGAGCAAAAGCGGACCGGTCTGCGTGACGCGGCCCTGACCGGCTGCGGCATGATTCGCGCTCGCCGCGTCGCAATCGGCGTGACCGACTCGGCCTTCATCATGGGCAGTATGGGTTCGGTCGTTGGCGAACGTCTGGCCCGCCTGGTCGAACGAGCCGCCGATCAAAACCTGCCGCTGATCATCATCAGCGGATCGGGCGGCGGCGCCCGGATGCACGAAGGGATTCTCTCCCTGATGCAGATGGCCAAGGTCACCGCCGCGCTGGCTCGCTACAACGAGATGGGGGGCCTGTTCATCTCGGTCCTCACCAACCCGACCATGGGCGGCGTCGCCGCCAGCTTTGCGTCGCTGGGCGACTTGATCTTCGCCGAACCGAAAGCGCTGATCGGCTTCGCCGGCCCGCGTACGATCAAAGCGACCATCCGCATCGAACTGCCGGACGGTTTCCAGACCAGCGAATTTCTGCTGGAACATGGCTTCGTCGACCGCATCGTCCCGCGTGCTCGCCTGAAGAGCGAAATCGCCCGCGCGATCGACTACTGCGGCAAGTAA
- a CDS encoding histidine phosphatase family protein, translating into MLRVALIRPGCTDYDLQGRIRGTLNIPLNDQGIAQVQHAAHEMADLSVDVVYCGPCQPAMQAAEIVAKVHSAKVKKIDKFRNLDVGLWQGKLITEVKQNQPKVYRQWQENPDGICPPEGEMLADARTRVRTALDKICKKYQNSKSVAAIVTPEPIASVIRCALLHHCIGDLWKAEEGNCGSWELIEIAPQPALR; encoded by the coding sequence ATGTTGCGCGTTGCGCTCATTCGTCCCGGCTGTACCGACTACGACCTGCAAGGCAGGATTCGTGGGACGTTAAACATTCCGTTAAACGACCAAGGAATCGCCCAGGTTCAACATGCCGCCCATGAGATGGCGGACCTGTCGGTCGACGTCGTCTATTGCGGCCCCTGCCAGCCGGCGATGCAAGCGGCCGAAATCGTCGCCAAGGTCCACTCGGCCAAGGTGAAGAAAATCGACAAGTTCCGCAATCTGGACGTCGGTCTCTGGCAAGGAAAGCTGATCACCGAAGTCAAGCAGAACCAGCCGAAAGTCTATCGGCAATGGCAAGAAAACCCGGATGGCATCTGCCCGCCCGAGGGAGAGATGCTAGCGGACGCCCGGACTCGCGTGCGGACCGCTCTGGACAAGATCTGCAAGAAATACCAAAACTCAAAAAGCGTCGCGGCGATCGTGACGCCCGAGCCGATTGCGTCGGTGATTCGCTGCGCCTTGCTGCATCACTGCATCGGCGACCTTTGGAAAGCCGAAGAAGGTAACTGCGGCAGTTGGGAACTGATCGAAATCGCGCCCCAGCCCGCCCTTCGTTAA
- the rpe gene encoding ribulose-phosphate 3-epimerase — protein sequence MSRDHLAQLREAAPVILPSLLLCDFGNLEREVERLLAAGVQALHLDVMDGIFVPNMTYGMPIVAAFRKLTDLPLDVHLMIEKPEQYIRQFQQAGADVITIHAEAVDDVASTLRDIHSLGCGAGVAINPDTPVDAIVDALPEADLALMMSVNAGFGGQAFNPIALDKIREVRRLNSDVLIEIDGGVNLDTIGRCTEAGADLLVVGSAIFGKPDYITAVRDLNSAAVAAS from the coding sequence ATGTCACGTGACCACCTAGCCCAGCTTCGTGAAGCTGCGCCTGTTATTCTTCCTTCGCTCTTGTTGTGCGACTTCGGCAACTTGGAGCGTGAGGTGGAACGTCTGCTAGCTGCTGGCGTGCAGGCGCTGCATCTGGATGTGATGGACGGCATATTTGTCCCAAACATGACCTACGGGATGCCGATCGTCGCCGCTTTCCGAAAATTGACCGATCTGCCGCTCGACGTCCATTTGATGATCGAGAAGCCGGAGCAATACATCCGACAATTCCAACAGGCAGGCGCCGACGTGATCACCATTCACGCCGAAGCTGTCGATGACGTCGCTAGCACGCTGCGAGACATCCACTCGCTAGGGTGTGGCGCCGGCGTGGCGATTAATCCCGACACGCCGGTCGATGCGATCGTCGACGCCCTGCCCGAGGCGGATCTCGCGTTAATGATGAGCGTCAACGCCGGTTTCGGCGGTCAGGCGTTCAATCCGATCGCTCTCGACAAAATTCGTGAGGTGCGGCGGCTTAATTCCGACGTGCTGATTGAGATCGACGGCGGCGTGAATTTGGATACTATTGGGCGCTGCACGGAAGCGGGCGCAGACTTGTTGGTAGTCGGATCGGCCATTTTCGGCAAACCTGACTACATCACGGCAGTCCGCGACCTGAACTCGGCCGCGGTCGCCGCCTCCTAA
- a CDS encoding serine/threonine-protein kinase, protein MTIGSSHCTDQHFLLLLDGDETSAPFRAAAEHVEHCPACQQRLTELSGDNAFWDTQRQLLTPVDGDQTNSGEIYRYHSVETQTADRRGAVETLVRDMLEAPSHPETLGRLGRYEVERIIGVGGMGIVLKGFDTELHRPVAIKLLAPHLSRIGAARQRFAREARAAAAVVHEHVVPIHNVESNVDHPYLVMQYIAGQSLQARVDLSGPLSVSEILRIGQQAASGLAAAHAQGLVHRDVKPANILLENDVDRAYLTDFGLARASDDASLTYTGVVAGTPHYMSPEQADGRPMDHRSDLFSLGSVLYFMATGRPPFRAERPMAVLKRTCHDPHRPAMQANAEIPEELSKTIDRLLEKQPDRRFANAAELQNKLERLLADLQQGKLRLRRAPLLRPWLLAGAAALALFVLVGVTFVVTAQQTRRPADPRRRAPITQESVESIQTRLQQLEGPTQGDLDRLDDELKSLEQLPLPEMDWKETSDAQK, encoded by the coding sequence ATGACGATCGGCTCTTCACATTGCACCGACCAACACTTCCTGCTGCTGCTCGACGGCGACGAAACCTCGGCGCCGTTTCGCGCGGCGGCTGAGCATGTCGAACATTGCCCCGCGTGCCAACAGCGGCTGACCGAACTCTCCGGCGATAACGCCTTCTGGGATACGCAGCGGCAGTTGCTGACCCCGGTCGATGGCGATCAAACCAACAGCGGCGAGATCTATCGCTATCACTCGGTCGAAACGCAAACGGCCGACCGCCGCGGGGCCGTCGAGACCCTCGTCCGCGACATGCTCGAAGCTCCTTCTCATCCCGAGACGCTCGGGCGCCTTGGCCGTTACGAGGTTGAGCGGATCATCGGCGTCGGCGGCATGGGGATTGTGCTAAAGGGGTTTGATACCGAGCTGCACCGCCCGGTCGCGATCAAGCTGCTTGCGCCTCACCTGTCGCGGATCGGCGCCGCCCGGCAACGCTTTGCCCGCGAAGCCCGCGCCGCCGCCGCGGTCGTGCACGAGCATGTCGTCCCGATTCACAACGTCGAGTCAAACGTCGACCATCCTTACCTGGTCATGCAGTACATCGCCGGGCAATCGCTGCAGGCCCGGGTCGACCTATCCGGCCCGTTAAGCGTTTCGGAGATCCTGCGTATCGGTCAGCAAGCCGCCTCCGGCTTGGCGGCCGCCCATGCCCAAGGCCTGGTCCACCGCGACGTGAAGCCCGCCAACATCTTGCTCGAGAATGACGTCGACCGGGCCTACCTGACCGACTTCGGCCTGGCCCGCGCTTCGGACGACGCCAGCTTAACCTACACCGGCGTCGTCGCCGGCACCCCGCACTATATGTCGCCCGAGCAAGCGGACGGCCGCCCGATGGATCACCGTTCAGACCTGTTCAGCCTCGGCTCGGTTCTCTACTTCATGGCGACCGGGCGCCCACCGTTTCGGGCCGAACGCCCGATGGCGGTCCTCAAACGAACCTGCCACGATCCGCACCGGCCGGCGATGCAGGCGAACGCCGAAATCCCGGAAGAGCTTTCGAAGACGATCGATCGCTTGCTCGAGAAACAGCCCGATCGCCGCTTCGCCAATGCGGCGGAGCTACAGAACAAACTGGAACGTTTGCTGGCGGACCTGCAGCAAGGGAAACTGCGTCTGCGCCGGGCGCCGCTGCTGCGTCCGTGGCTACTCGCGGGCGCGGCGGCGTTGGCGCTGTTCGTGCTGGTCGGAGTAACGTTCGTCGTTACAGCCCAACAAACGCGCCGACCGGCCGATCCCCGCCGCCGGGCGCCCATCACACAAGAAAGCGTGGAATCGATTCAGACCCGTTTGCAACAACTCGAAGGCCCAACGCAAGGCGATCTGGATCGTTTGGACGATGAACTAAAGTCGCTCGAACAGCTGCCCCTCCCCGAAATGGATTGGAAGGAAACTAGCGATGCTCAAAAGTAA
- a CDS encoding RNA polymerase sigma factor gives MPPLPDTRETLIRRLPDAADVEAWDAFIELYEPLLFRLARSKGMQQADAEDFVQEVLAAVAKAVGRWVDKDDRGAFKAWLFRIAQNMAINFMTRPKHQRIGSGDSQIAGLLAQLPDPNSESTQLFALEYRREQFRCAAEQVRGQVNERQWQAFWKTSVEATPIPQVAAELQMTVGSVYIARSRITKRIREKISSLEEQSQ, from the coding sequence TTGCCGCCACTTCCAGATACGCGCGAAACGCTGATCCGCCGGCTGCCTGACGCCGCCGATGTCGAGGCGTGGGACGCATTTATCGAGCTTTATGAGCCGCTGCTATTCCGGTTGGCTCGCAGCAAGGGGATGCAGCAGGCCGATGCTGAGGACTTCGTGCAGGAGGTGCTAGCCGCGGTCGCCAAAGCGGTCGGTCGGTGGGTCGACAAAGACGACCGGGGCGCCTTCAAGGCGTGGCTCTTTCGGATTGCGCAAAACATGGCGATCAACTTTATGACCCGCCCCAAGCATCAGCGAATTGGCTCGGGCGACAGCCAGATCGCCGGCCTGTTGGCTCAACTGCCCGATCCCAACAGCGAGTCGACGCAGTTATTCGCCCTGGAATATCGCCGCGAGCAGTTTCGCTGTGCGGCCGAGCAAGTTCGCGGCCAAGTCAACGAGCGGCAATGGCAAGCCTTTTGGAAAACCAGCGTCGAGGCGACGCCCATTCCGCAGGTCGCCGCAGAGCTGCAGATGACTGTCGGCAGCGTCTACATTGCCCGTAGCCGGATCACCAAGCGGATCCGGGAAAAGATTTCTAGCCTGGAGGAGCAATCACAATGA
- a CDS encoding lipoate--protein ligase family protein, giving the protein MYLFDLTLPTPEENLALDEALLDANESGELVGDVLRLWEPPATMAVIGRASKIAEEANLPVCAELGVPVLRRSSGGAAIVAGPGCLMYAITLSLTDREDLRAIDLCHRYVMEKMLAALSPHVDGITFQGTCDLTWNNRKFSGNSLRVKRDHALYHGTLLYDFPLELIADCLRHPPRTPDYREQRDHTQFVTNLPISREQLKRTLTETWDADQQLVDWPQERTAKLVAERYATDEWNEMR; this is encoded by the coding sequence ATGTATTTGTTCGATCTCACGCTACCGACGCCGGAAGAAAATTTGGCCCTCGACGAAGCGCTGCTCGACGCCAACGAGTCAGGCGAGCTGGTCGGCGACGTCCTTCGCCTGTGGGAGCCTCCGGCCACGATGGCCGTCATCGGCCGAGCGTCGAAGATCGCCGAAGAAGCGAACCTGCCAGTTTGCGCGGAGCTGGGCGTGCCGGTCCTCCGCCGCTCCAGCGGAGGCGCCGCCATCGTCGCTGGGCCCGGCTGCTTAATGTACGCAATCACGCTGAGCCTGACCGATCGCGAAGACCTGCGAGCCATCGACCTCTGCCACCGCTACGTGATGGAGAAGATGCTGGCCGCCCTTTCGCCGCATGTCGACGGGATCACCTTCCAAGGAACCTGCGACCTGACCTGGAACAACCGCAAGTTCAGCGGCAACAGCCTGCGGGTAAAGCGCGACCATGCTCTCTACCATGGCACGCTGCTGTACGACTTTCCTTTAGAGCTGATCGCCGACTGCCTCCGCCACCCGCCACGGACGCCTGACTATCGAGAGCAGCGCGACCACACGCAGTTCGTGACCAACCTGCCCATTTCGCGCGAACAGCTGAAGCGCACCCTGACCGAAACCTGGGACGCCGATCAGCAGCTGGTCGATTGGCCGCAAGAGCGTACCGCCAAGCTGGTCGCCGAGCGGTATGCGACGGACGAGTGGAACGAGATGCGCTAG
- the argS gene encoding arginine--tRNA ligase, whose amino-acid sequence MNILQVLRSRFDAVLAPLVDETAPLLDMIRPTNDPKFGDYQANCAMPLGKKLGKNPREIAGEIVEKIDLSDMAEPLEIAGPGFINIKLKDAWIEEQLAAAVTDERIGVPLVENPKKYVLDFSSPNVAKPMHVGHIRSTVIGDSLANTLRFLGHEVITDNHLGDWGTQFGMIIYGFKHFRDNDAYHQKPVAELSRLYREVRKIIDFVDGQKGLPARKAKLMEMAAEIEERKAMPPTGDKAADKKAKKELDKLQRQAEEVSKELTTDEAKLNALAGDAEFAKVASEHADIASAVLNETAKLHAGDEENLALWHEFLPKCREDIQRIYQRLDVTFDYELGESFYHNQLGEVVNNFIEQGFAEESEGALCVFLEGFKAPMIIRKKDGAYLYATTDLATIEYRMREWSPDAILYVVDFRQGDHFDKLFAAAKKWGYTDVELKHVSFGTVMGTDGKPYKTRSGDTVGLEGLLDEAVARADKIVRENDTDGQLTAEQYADVAQRVGIGGLKYGDLSQNRETDYVFSYDKMLALQGNTATYMQYAYARVQSIFRRGEVDIAALRESGARIRVSSPAERALVMKVLRFPEALNDTVVDYRPNQLTMFLFEELAKSYSTFFEQCPVLKAETEEQKQSRLLLCDLNARVIKQGLALLGISTVDKM is encoded by the coding sequence ATGAACATTCTGCAAGTCCTGCGAAGTCGGTTTGACGCTGTCTTGGCCCCCTTGGTTGACGAAACGGCGCCGCTGCTCGACATGATTCGGCCGACCAACGACCCGAAGTTCGGCGACTATCAGGCCAACTGCGCAATGCCGCTGGGCAAAAAGTTGGGGAAAAACCCGCGTGAAATCGCTGGCGAGATCGTCGAGAAAATCGATCTGTCGGACATGGCCGAGCCCCTGGAAATCGCCGGGCCGGGCTTCATCAACATCAAGTTGAAGGATGCCTGGATCGAAGAGCAACTGGCCGCCGCCGTGACCGACGAGCGGATCGGCGTGCCGCTGGTCGAGAACCCCAAAAAGTACGTGCTCGACTTCTCTTCCCCCAATGTGGCCAAGCCGATGCACGTGGGGCACATTCGCTCGACCGTGATCGGCGACTCGCTCGCCAACACGTTGCGGTTCTTGGGGCATGAGGTGATCACCGACAATCACCTCGGCGACTGGGGCACGCAGTTCGGGATGATCATCTACGGCTTCAAGCATTTCCGCGACAACGACGCCTATCACCAGAAGCCGGTCGCCGAGCTATCGCGGCTCTATCGCGAAGTGCGAAAGATCATTGATTTTGTCGATGGTCAAAAGGGGCTGCCTGCCCGCAAGGCGAAGCTGATGGAGATGGCGGCCGAGATTGAAGAGCGCAAAGCGATGCCGCCGACCGGCGACAAAGCGGCCGACAAGAAAGCGAAGAAAGAGCTTGACAAGCTGCAGCGTCAGGCCGAAGAGGTGAGCAAAGAGCTGACGACCGACGAAGCGAAGCTGAATGCATTGGCCGGCGACGCCGAGTTCGCCAAAGTCGCTTCCGAGCATGCCGATATCGCCAGCGCCGTGCTCAACGAAACGGCCAAACTGCATGCCGGCGACGAAGAGAACCTCGCCCTATGGCACGAGTTTCTGCCGAAGTGCCGCGAGGATATCCAGCGGATCTATCAGCGGCTCGATGTGACGTTCGACTACGAGCTGGGAGAGAGCTTCTATCACAACCAGCTGGGGGAAGTGGTCAACAACTTCATCGAGCAAGGGTTCGCCGAAGAGTCGGAAGGCGCCCTCTGCGTCTTCCTGGAAGGCTTCAAGGCGCCGATGATCATCCGCAAAAAGGATGGCGCCTATCTCTACGCGACCACCGACCTGGCGACGATCGAGTATCGAATGCGCGAATGGTCGCCCGATGCGATCTTGTATGTCGTCGACTTCCGCCAGGGAGATCACTTCGACAAGCTGTTCGCCGCGGCGAAGAAGTGGGGCTATACCGATGTGGAGCTGAAGCATGTCAGCTTTGGCACCGTGATGGGAACCGACGGCAAGCCGTACAAAACGCGGTCGGGCGATACGGTTGGGCTCGAAGGTTTGCTCGATGAAGCGGTTGCCCGCGCCGACAAGATCGTCCGCGAGAACGATACAGATGGCCAGCTGACCGCAGAGCAATACGCGGACGTCGCGCAGCGAGTCGGCATCGGCGGCCTGAAATATGGCGACTTGTCGCAAAACCGCGAGACCGATTACGTCTTCAGTTACGACAAAATGTTGGCGCTGCAAGGCAACACGGCGACCTACATGCAGTACGCCTACGCCCGCGTGCAAAGCATCTTCCGCCGGGGCGAAGTCGACATTGCGGCGCTTCGAGAAAGTGGCGCCAGGATCCGCGTTTCGTCGCCAGCCGAGCGGGCGCTGGTGATGAAGGTGTTGCGGTTCCCCGAAGCGCTGAATGACACGGTCGTCGACTATCGTCCAAACCAGCTGACGATGTTCCTGTTTGAAGAGCTGGCCAAGTCGTATTCGACCTTCTTCGAGCAATGCCCGGTGCTGAAGGCGGAGACCGAAGAGCAGAAGCAAAGTCGGCTGTTGCTTTGCGATCTGAACGCTCGGGTGATAAAACAGGGGCTCGCGTTACTCGGGATTTCAACCGTCGACAAAATGTGA